In Deltaproteobacteria bacterium HGW-Deltaproteobacteria-18, a single genomic region encodes these proteins:
- a CDS encoding MFS transporter encodes MDQPLITALCSVGFLARFSYALARNPALPLFAMYLGAGPEAIGLAVGISTVTGIFFKLPAGALSDVIGRRRTMLAGLCFFAFIPFAYFFINSYSMLVAVRFLHGFATAVYGPVAMAVVADVAGERKGEMLSWFSSVAIIGTLAGAPVGGLIVSLMGGADGPTDATFRTVYAIVAVTGLSSLILGAKVLLKDETPSGAGFASRMDQFMSGIKEVGSDRRVVAASAMEGVQNMTMGALEAFLPIYAVTVAGLSAFEAGLLWAVQVLVTMLAKPVMGKVSDRYGRRPLIVAGLISCALPFALIPHLIGFWALVPACLLFGFGEALVTSSSAAMVADLCKARHYGTAMGVFGTIFDVGHASGPILGGLLVGALGYGWAFALMACMLIAVIPWFWSATGMKSAKSTMTGAN; translated from the coding sequence ATGGACCAACCATTGATAACCGCCTTGTGCTCCGTGGGCTTTCTGGCCCGATTCTCCTACGCCCTGGCGCGCAATCCGGCACTTCCGCTTTTCGCCATGTACCTCGGCGCAGGCCCCGAAGCAATCGGGCTGGCAGTTGGCATATCAACTGTGACAGGAATCTTCTTCAAACTTCCGGCCGGAGCCCTCTCGGACGTCATCGGGCGCAGAAGGACCATGCTGGCCGGGTTGTGCTTCTTCGCCTTCATCCCCTTCGCCTATTTCTTCATCAACAGCTACTCGATGCTGGTTGCTGTGCGCTTCCTGCACGGCTTCGCCACAGCCGTGTACGGCCCGGTGGCCATGGCCGTGGTGGCCGACGTGGCCGGGGAGCGTAAGGGCGAAATGCTGTCCTGGTTCTCGTCAGTGGCGATCATCGGCACGCTGGCGGGCGCACCTGTGGGCGGACTCATAGTCTCCCTCATGGGCGGGGCTGACGGGCCTACGGACGCAACCTTCCGTACCGTGTACGCCATCGTGGCCGTTACCGGACTGTCCTCACTCATCCTCGGAGCAAAGGTTCTGCTCAAGGACGAAACCCCATCCGGGGCGGGCTTCGCTTCGCGAATGGATCAATTCATGTCAGGGATCAAGGAAGTGGGCAGCGACAGACGAGTGGTCGCAGCCTCGGCCATGGAGGGCGTACAAAACATGACCATGGGCGCACTGGAAGCGTTTTTGCCGATCTATGCGGTTACCGTGGCAGGACTCTCGGCTTTCGAGGCGGGGCTTTTGTGGGCCGTGCAGGTGCTTGTGACCATGCTGGCCAAACCGGTCATGGGCAAGGTTTCGGACCGCTACGGACGCCGCCCGCTGATCGTGGCGGGCCTGATCTCCTGCGCCCTGCCCTTCGCCCTCATCCCGCATCTCATCGGATTCTGGGCCCTGGTCCCGGCCTGCCTGCTCTTCGGCTTCGGCGAAGCCCTGGTCACCTCGTCCTCGGCGGCCATGGTCGCGGACCTGTGCAAAGCCCGCCACTACGGCACGGCCATGGGCGTCTTTGGGACCATCTTCGATGTCGGGCACGCCTCGGGCCCTATCCTGGGCGGCCTGCTGGTCGGCGCACTTGGCTACGGATGGGCCTTCGCACTCATGGCCTGCATGCTGATCGCCGTTATCCCTTGGTTCTGGAGCGCCACCGGCATGAAGAGTGCAAAATCAACGATGACAGGGGCTAACTGA
- a CDS encoding HD family phosphohydrolase, with translation MLARPEALTMIKDSAPDHLFIHALETEAVMRALASRLGHDAETWGLAGLLHDLDYPETKDTPEKHGLITAETLTGKLPEEAVQAIARHNEINGNLPQTDFDYALRCGETVTGLIHTAALVRPTRMQGMEAKSLKKKMKDKAFAASVCRETIKECEKLGLELGDFLTLAIGAITGIEAEVGLAS, from the coding sequence ATGCTCGCACGCCCCGAAGCTCTCACCATGATCAAGGACAGCGCCCCGGATCATCTGTTCATACACGCACTGGAAACCGAAGCCGTCATGCGCGCCCTGGCCTCCCGCCTCGGCCATGACGCCGAAACCTGGGGCCTGGCCGGACTGCTGCACGACCTCGACTACCCCGAGACCAAGGACACGCCCGAGAAGCACGGCCTCATCACCGCCGAGACCCTGACCGGCAAGCTCCCTGAGGAAGCGGTGCAGGCCATCGCCCGCCACAACGAAATAAATGGCAACCTGCCGCAGACGGACTTCGACTACGCCCTGCGCTGCGGCGAGACCGTGACCGGCCTCATCCACACCGCCGCCCTGGTCCGGCCCACGCGCATGCAGGGCATGGAGGCCAAGAGCCTTAAGAAGAAGATGAAGGACAAGGCCTTCGCCGCCTCGGTCTGCCGCGAGACCATCAAGGAATGCGAAAAGCTCGGCCTGGAACTGGGAGACTTCCTGACCCTGGCCATCGGCGCCATCACGGGCATCGAGGCCGAGGTGGGGCTGGCGTCCTAG
- a CDS encoding sulfurtransferase has product MRWKQFLTPVQSMDVDEVRAYLSGKTLQEVTIVDVRQPGEYEEGHIPGARLVPLPVLTDSLDEIDPSKPVLVYCAIGGRSRVAAQTLAGKGYDQVINMNGGFKAWNGQAAFGAEEAGVDIFAELDSAEMILATAYSLEEGLRDFYLRMLERVSDEKVKSVFRLLADIEIKHKDRLFAEYTRISGKDDRGDFECRFVTPLMEGGMTTEEYMDRFKPDFDSPVDVISLAMSIEAQALDLYIRSAAWTQSDENRAILEQIASEEKTHLERLGQLMDELVGGGSGATN; this is encoded by the coding sequence ATGCGCTGGAAACAATTCCTGACCCCGGTTCAATCCATGGATGTCGACGAAGTCCGGGCCTATCTGTCCGGAAAGACTTTGCAGGAAGTGACCATAGTCGACGTGCGTCAGCCGGGGGAATATGAAGAAGGGCATATTCCGGGGGCCAGACTCGTGCCGCTGCCGGTGTTGACCGACTCCCTGGACGAGATTGATCCTTCAAAACCCGTTCTGGTCTACTGCGCCATCGGCGGGCGCAGTCGGGTCGCCGCCCAGACCCTGGCCGGCAAAGGTTATGACCAGGTCATCAACATGAACGGCGGCTTCAAGGCCTGGAACGGCCAGGCGGCCTTCGGTGCGGAAGAGGCCGGCGTAGACATTTTCGCGGAGCTCGACAGCGCCGAAATGATTCTGGCTACGGCCTATTCCCTGGAAGAGGGGTTGCGCGATTTTTATCTGCGGATGCTGGAGAGGGTCAGCGACGAGAAGGTGAAGAGCGTGTTCCGCCTCCTGGCCGACATCGAAATCAAGCACAAGGATCGTCTTTTCGCCGAATACACGCGCATCAGCGGAAAGGATGATCGTGGGGATTTCGAGTGCCGGTTCGTCACTCCGCTCATGGAAGGCGGAATGACCACCGAGGAATACATGGATCGCTTCAAACCGGATTTTGACAGTCCAGTGGACGTCATTTCCCTGGCAATGTCCATCGAAGCCCAGGCTCTGGACCTTTACATACGTTCCGCCGCCTGGACTCAGAGCGACGAGAACAGGGCCATTCTGGAGCAGATCGCCAGTGAGGAAAAGACGCATCTGGAACGATTGGGCCAGCTTATGGACGAGTTGGTCGGCGGCGGATCCGGGGCTACGAACTGA
- a CDS encoding ferredoxin produces MKIFRHLENVATLAYDEDKCVGCGLCATVCPHRIFAVRDGKAEVLDREACMECGACALNCPTAAITVTPGVGCAEYIIQTWLPGKRGPSCC; encoded by the coding sequence GTGAAAATCTTCCGACATCTCGAAAACGTGGCCACCCTGGCCTATGACGAAGACAAATGCGTGGGCTGCGGCCTCTGCGCCACGGTCTGCCCGCACCGCATTTTCGCCGTGCGGGACGGCAAGGCCGAAGTTCTGGACCGCGAGGCATGCATGGAGTGCGGAGCCTGCGCCCTGAACTGCCCGACCGCGGCCATCACCGTCACCCCCGGAGTGGGCTGCGCGGAATACATCATCCAGACCTGGCTGCCGGGCAAGCGCGGGCCATCCTGCTGCTGA
- the pabB gene encoding aminodeoxychorismate synthase, component I, which translates to MSAAVLYSSEHSAWVRYERPRAIFVARRHGEVPPLLAHLEDEVERGGLHAVGFMAYEAGSAFDPAMPRAFCGSFPLAWFGLFAPPVIVSLNQSRPDPGLDWVSELDAVAHGRALERIHGYLARGETYQVNFTHRLRARFGTDPLDFFSRLVSRQPSPHAAFIDTADFALCSASPEMFFERDGEDIWSRPMKGTAPRGRWREEDEALARALAISEKERAENVMIVDMVRNDLGRICLPGSVHVPELFRAERYPTLWQLTSLVRGRTAESTAQVMAALFPAASITGAPKVRTMNIIQELEISPRRIYTGCIGVISPGRRARFNVAIRTVLVEKSLGMAEYGVGGGIVWDSDPGAEFRETRIKARVLAGPEPQFSLLETMRWNRGEGIFLLDEHCRRLKESAAYFGFRLDPEALRDALEREVSAACGTEGVLRLTVDAAGALVIAHRPLPGPSPCRVSLALSAVDASDPFLFHKTTRRAVYDQARAQVSGADDVLLWNGRAEVTESTIANLVAEIDGELLTPALACGLLPGTMRARLLQEGRIREGVVRVDDLRRCTRLWLTRP; encoded by the coding sequence ATGTCCGCCGCTGTCCTTTATTCCTCAGAACATTCGGCCTGGGTGCGCTATGAGCGTCCCCGGGCCATTTTTGTGGCCCGCAGGCACGGGGAGGTGCCCCCGCTGCTCGCACATCTCGAAGACGAGGTGGAAAGGGGTGGTCTCCATGCTGTCGGATTTATGGCCTATGAAGCGGGAAGCGCCTTTGATCCGGCCATGCCCCGCGCCTTCTGCGGCTCTTTTCCCCTGGCCTGGTTCGGTCTTTTCGCCCCCCCCGTCATCGTATCCCTGAATCAGTCAAGGCCTGATCCTGGCCTTGATTGGGTTTCGGAACTGGACGCCGTTGCACATGGCCGCGCCCTGGAACGCATTCACGGGTATCTTGCCCGGGGCGAAACCTATCAGGTCAATTTCACCCATCGCCTGCGCGCCCGTTTCGGCACGGATCCTCTGGATTTCTTCAGCCGGCTCGTCAGTCGCCAGCCGTCGCCGCACGCGGCCTTTATCGACACGGCCGATTTTGCGCTGTGCAGTGCTTCGCCGGAAATGTTTTTCGAGCGCGATGGTGAGGACATCTGGTCCCGGCCAATGAAGGGCACCGCTCCGAGGGGCCGCTGGCGCGAAGAGGACGAGGCCCTGGCCCGGGCTCTTGCGATATCGGAAAAGGAACGGGCCGAAAACGTGATGATCGTCGACATGGTCAGAAACGACCTCGGCCGGATCTGCCTGCCCGGCAGCGTGCATGTGCCCGAGCTCTTTCGCGCGGAGCGGTATCCGACGCTCTGGCAATTGACGTCGCTGGTGCGAGGGCGCACTGCGGAATCCACCGCGCAGGTCATGGCGGCCCTGTTTCCGGCCGCATCGATCACCGGCGCGCCGAAAGTCCGGACCATGAACATCATCCAGGAACTCGAGATCTCGCCGCGCCGCATCTATACCGGGTGCATCGGGGTGATCAGTCCCGGGCGCAGGGCGCGTTTCAACGTGGCCATCCGCACGGTTCTGGTCGAAAAATCTCTGGGCATGGCCGAGTATGGAGTGGGCGGGGGCATTGTCTGGGATTCCGATCCGGGAGCGGAATTTCGCGAGACGCGCATCAAGGCTCGCGTGCTGGCTGGCCCAGAGCCGCAATTCTCGCTGCTTGAAACCATGCGCTGGAACCGGGGCGAGGGCATTTTTCTACTTGATGAGCATTGCAGGCGACTTAAAGAGAGCGCCGCATATTTCGGCTTCCGGCTCGACCCGGAAGCCTTGCGCGACGCCCTTGAGCGGGAAGTCTCGGCGGCTTGCGGCACGGAAGGTGTGCTGCGCCTGACCGTGGACGCGGCCGGGGCCCTAGTCATCGCGCATCGACCTTTGCCCGGACCGTCGCCGTGCAGGGTGTCCCTGGCCTTGTCGGCCGTGGATGCGTCCGATCCGTTTCTTTTCCACAAGACCACAAGACGTGCCGTTTACGATCAGGCCAGGGCGCAAGTGTCGGGGGCGGACGATGTGCTGCTCTGGAACGGACGCGCTGAGGTGACGGAATCGACGATCGCCAACCTGGTCGCCGAAATTGACGGCGAACTGCTTACGCCCGCTCTTGCATGCGGGCTGCTGCCGGGCACCATGCGGGCCCGGCTGCTGCAGGAAGGGCGGATCAGGGAAGGGGTGGTACGGGTGGATGATCTGCGCCGCTGCACAAGGCTGTGGCTGACGCGTCCCTAG
- the recC gene encoding exodeoxyribonuclease V subunit gamma → MSAFLLHVSNRLEILAEKLAMVLDATPDPMKPETILVQSGGMQRWVSMRLARQRGVCANVLFPFPVAFAYGLCTGLLKGLPGEYSLSKERMLWSIVRCLRGRHDQPGLLHEEEFEALARYVEEDSDLKIVQLAEKIAYHFDQYLIFRPGWSRSWETGRLSGDFRQPGHIAGEIWQARLWRELVEEMGGEHRAALLDRALTMLRNGVPLDDLPPRICIFGIPTLPPLYLDLLQQLAENIPVHVFLLSPCRQYWGDLASHREQRLAYRKRHADVEDRPEDATPLAGLGAVGRDFQELLLDRNIQETDPDLYEDPDTSRMLGRLQADLLDLNTGGDRHDFTDDSIQVHCCHSPLREMEVLKDLILDLLSGDDSLTPQDILVMNPDIEAYAPVIQAVFGTSGGDIPFSISDRKPTRAAETIRLFLELMEFGQHRFEASRVCALLEAPPVRQRLGMDAAETRRVLEWVRASGVRWGLDRDFRRGIGDYAQNTWESGLSRLYLGYMTGPAEPLNGIAPLALRGSSEQELLGRVTAWIDDLASLWARLQGTRAPSAWLDCLLWVLDAFFPQDRAQAEHVLAIRRVVTDLTRDMGDFEADGRTMLYLIRKRLDESGGESGFLASGLTFCGLKPMRSIPFRVVCLTGLTSTAFPRQDTPPGFDLMALRPRPGDRSLREDDRYLFLESIISARDSLILTYPGLSQSDNAEAPPSVLVSELLDFLDGSYSAGSRKPSEALVFRHRLQAFHPDYFSAGSRIFSFSGQNRDAARALFAPPAPGRFFPEGVALPEGTATEVDIEDLTRFLTHPCRHLLRALRIDPGGGENDFLDEEPLAVPTGLDAYGPLQELLHTALDAPDAGLEYLLLAWQILPPGEAGTDAGRELCARIRSLAEQARAFIGEGGARRLDLKLPLGGATLTGSINLHGERIVTCRPARTKSADMLRLWVRHLAATAAGIDAQSVHIGTEDGFAAPAATDAGSVLRDLLKLYAQGTRTLLPFFPRTSLAYAEARFKESRPKGRDEALASAMRQWEGGFMTDPERDDPHLAFLFRDSEPDWEEFADLAERIYGPILGGSR, encoded by the coding sequence ATGAGCGCATTCCTGCTCCACGTTTCCAATCGACTGGAAATCCTGGCCGAAAAACTGGCCATGGTTCTGGACGCAACGCCTGATCCCATGAAGCCGGAGACCATTCTGGTCCAGTCCGGCGGCATGCAGCGCTGGGTCTCCATGCGATTGGCCAGGCAACGCGGCGTTTGCGCCAATGTCCTCTTCCCGTTCCCGGTCGCTTTCGCCTACGGTCTCTGCACCGGCCTGCTCAAAGGTCTCCCGGGCGAATACTCGCTCAGCAAGGAGCGCATGCTCTGGAGCATCGTTCGGTGCCTGCGTGGGCGGCATGACCAGCCCGGTCTGCTCCATGAGGAGGAGTTCGAGGCGCTTGCGCGTTACGTTGAGGAGGATTCCGATCTCAAGATCGTGCAACTTGCTGAAAAGATTGCCTACCATTTCGACCAATACCTCATTTTCAGACCAGGATGGTCCAGGAGTTGGGAGACAGGGCGGTTAAGCGGCGACTTCCGGCAGCCCGGGCACATCGCCGGCGAGATCTGGCAGGCAAGGCTATGGCGGGAACTGGTGGAAGAAATGGGTGGAGAACACCGGGCAGCGCTGCTGGACAGGGCCCTGACCATGCTGCGGAACGGCGTCCCCCTGGATGACCTGCCACCCAGAATCTGCATTTTCGGCATCCCGACCCTGCCGCCCCTCTATCTCGACCTGCTGCAGCAACTGGCCGAAAATATCCCGGTTCACGTCTTTCTGCTCAGCCCATGCAGACAATACTGGGGAGATCTTGCCTCCCACCGGGAACAGCGCCTCGCGTACCGTAAACGGCATGCCGACGTTGAAGACCGCCCCGAGGACGCCACGCCGCTGGCCGGACTCGGCGCCGTGGGGCGGGACTTCCAGGAACTGCTTCTGGACAGGAACATTCAGGAGACGGACCCGGATCTCTACGAAGACCCCGACACTTCCCGCATGCTCGGCCGCCTCCAGGCCGACCTGCTGGACCTGAACACCGGCGGGGACAGGCACGACTTCACCGACGACTCCATCCAGGTCCACTGCTGCCACAGCCCCCTGCGGGAGATGGAGGTGCTCAAGGACCTGATCCTTGATCTGCTTTCCGGGGACGACTCCCTCACCCCCCAAGACATCCTGGTCATGAACCCGGACATCGAGGCCTACGCGCCGGTCATCCAGGCCGTGTTCGGCACGTCGGGCGGGGACATCCCCTTCTCCATCTCCGACCGCAAGCCGACGCGGGCCGCCGAGACCATCCGCCTCTTTCTGGAGCTCATGGAGTTCGGCCAGCACCGCTTCGAGGCCTCGCGCGTCTGCGCCCTGCTCGAAGCCCCTCCCGTCCGTCAGCGCCTGGGAATGGACGCGGCCGAGACGCGCCGCGTGCTGGAGTGGGTCCGCGCCTCGGGCGTGCGCTGGGGATTGGACCGGGACTTCCGCCGGGGGATCGGCGACTACGCCCAGAACACTTGGGAGAGCGGCCTTTCCCGCCTCTATCTGGGCTACATGACCGGACCGGCCGAGCCCCTGAACGGCATCGCGCCCCTGGCCCTGCGCGGCTCGTCCGAGCAGGAGCTGCTGGGCCGCGTGACGGCCTGGATCGACGACCTCGCGTCCCTCTGGGCCAGGCTGCAGGGCACCCGCGCGCCGTCGGCCTGGCTGGACTGCCTGCTGTGGGTTCTGGACGCCTTCTTTCCCCAGGACCGCGCCCAGGCCGAGCATGTGCTGGCCATCCGCAGGGTCGTGACGGACCTGACCCGCGACATGGGCGATTTCGAGGCCGACGGCCGGACCATGCTCTACCTGATCCGCAAACGCCTGGACGAGAGCGGCGGGGAATCGGGCTTCCTGGCCTCGGGCCTGACCTTCTGCGGTCTGAAACCAATGCGCTCCATCCCCTTCCGGGTCGTCTGCCTGACGGGCCTGACCAGCACGGCCTTCCCGCGCCAGGACACACCCCCCGGCTTCGACCTCATGGCCCTGCGTCCCCGCCCCGGCGACCGGTCCCTGCGCGAGGACGACCGCTACCTGTTCCTGGAGAGCATCATCTCGGCCCGCGACAGCCTCATCCTGACCTACCCGGGCCTGTCCCAGTCGGACAACGCCGAGGCCCCGCCCTCGGTCCTGGTTTCGGAGCTGCTGGATTTCCTGGACGGGAGCTACTCGGCCGGCAGCCGGAAACCCTCCGAAGCCCTGGTCTTCCGGCACAGGCTGCAGGCCTTCCACCCGGACTATTTCAGCGCCGGCTCGCGCATCTTCTCCTTTTCCGGCCAGAACCGCGACGCGGCCCGGGCCCTCTTCGCCCCCCCCGCACCGGGACGCTTCTTCCCCGAGGGCGTCGCCCTCCCCGAAGGGACGGCGACGGAAGTGGACATCGAGGACCTGACCCGCTTCCTCACCCATCCCTGCCGCCACCTGCTGCGCGCCCTGCGCATCGACCCCGGCGGGGGGGAGAACGATTTCCTGGACGAGGAGCCCCTCGCCGTGCCCACGGGCCTCGACGCCTACGGCCCCCTGCAGGAGCTCCTGCATACGGCCCTGGACGCGCCCGACGCCGGTCTCGAATACCTGCTCCTGGCCTGGCAGATCCTGCCGCCGGGTGAGGCCGGGACGGACGCCGGACGCGAGCTCTGCGCCAGAATCCGCTCCCTGGCCGAACAGGCCCGGGCCTTCATCGGCGAGGGCGGGGCGCGCAGGCTCGACCTGAAGCTCCCCCTGGGCGGGGCCACTCTCACGGGAAGTATCAACCTCCACGGCGAGCGCATCGTCACCTGCCGCCCGGCCAGGACCAAAAGCGCGGACATGCTCCGCCTGTGGGTCCGCCACCTTGCAGCTACGGCCGCCGGCATCGACGCGCAGTCCGTGCACATCGGCACCGAAGACGGTTTCGCTGCCCCGGCCGCAACGGACGCCGGGAGCGTCCTGCGGGACCTTCTCAAACTCTACGCCCAGGGCACGCGCACCCTGCTGCCGTTCTTCCCCCGCACGTCCCTGGCCTATGCCGAAGCCCGCTTCAAGGAGAGCAGACCCAAGGGCCGGGACGAAGCGCTGGCCTCCGCCATGCGGCAGTGGGAAGGCGGCTTCATGACCGACCCGGAGCGAGACGACCCGCACCTGGCCTTCCTCTTCCGCGACTCCGAACCGGACTGGGAGGAATTCGCGGACCTGGCCGAACGCATCTACGGGCCGATCCTCGGAGGTTCCCGATGA
- a CDS encoding sulfurtransferase has protein sequence MADTITPSELHTLLAAGNVTLLDVRRCADRAAAPQGIPGATWKDPELVESWGDELPREKPVVIYCVRGGSVSSSVQSALRGKNLDVTFVEGGLAAWDASK, from the coding sequence ATGGCCGACACCATTACCCCCAGCGAATTGCATACTTTATTGGCGGCGGGCAATGTCACGCTGCTTGATGTCCGCCGCTGCGCAGACCGCGCTGCTGCGCCCCAAGGCATTCCCGGCGCCACATGGAAGGACCCGGAACTGGTGGAAAGCTGGGGCGATGAACTGCCCCGGGAAAAGCCGGTGGTTATCTACTGCGTGCGCGGTGGCTCCGTCAGTTCGTCGGTCCAGTCCGCGCTGCGGGGAAAGAATCTCGATGTAACCTTTGTGGAAGGAGGCCTGGCGGCCTGGGATGCGTCAAAATGA
- a CDS encoding transcriptional regulator, with protein MNQDQTLAAICKALGHPARVTILKHLLQVDRCICGEIVNILPLAQSTVSQHLKQLKEAGLVRGEIEGPRICYCADKDRLAELKNLISSL; from the coding sequence ATGAACCAAGACCAGACCTTGGCAGCCATCTGCAAAGCCCTCGGGCATCCCGCACGGGTGACGATTTTAAAGCATCTCCTGCAAGTGGACAGGTGCATCTGCGGAGAGATTGTAAACATCCTGCCCCTGGCCCAGTCCACGGTCAGCCAGCACCTGAAGCAACTCAAAGAGGCAGGACTGGTCCGCGGCGAAATCGAAGGGCCACGCATCTGCTACTGCGCGGACAAGGACCGTCTGGCCGAACTTAAAAACCTCATCTCTTCACTGTAG
- a CDS encoding methylamine utilization MauE gives MTAASWSRASRLALALIFVAAAPQKIMAPDDFAASVGSYLILPDVLINFTALTLPWLEMVVAFLLICRAWAGPALFLANSMLIVFLGAILSAYFRGIDLNCGCFSSAPGTSGDMVFFIVRDVIFVVIGLTAAWFYRRGYDAD, from the coding sequence ATGACCGCAGCATCCTGGTCCCGGGCTTCGCGCCTGGCCCTGGCCCTCATCTTCGTGGCTGCAGCCCCGCAGAAAATCATGGCCCCGGACGATTTCGCCGCCAGCGTCGGCAGTTATCTCATCCTGCCGGACGTGCTCATAAATTTCACGGCCCTGACCCTGCCCTGGCTGGAAATGGTCGTGGCCTTCCTGCTCATCTGCCGGGCCTGGGCCGGACCCGCATTGTTTCTGGCCAATTCCATGCTCATCGTCTTTCTGGGCGCGATCCTCAGCGCATATTTCCGGGGCATCGACCTGAACTGCGGATGCTTCTCCAGCGCGCCCGGAACCTCCGGAGACATGGTCTTCTTCATCGTCCGCGACGTCATTTTCGTGGTCATCGGCCTGACAGCGGCCTGGTTCTATCGGCGTGGATACGACGCCGACTAG